A single Terriglobales bacterium DNA region contains:
- a CDS encoding sulfatase-like hydrolase/transferase has translation MRLRGLLLLIFLLLPVAALAAQPSSAPDVFLITIDTLRADHVGCYGDSSIRTPALDRLCHDGVRFSRAFTPSPITNTSHASILTGLNPSRHGVTDFGVPLAASHR, from the coding sequence ATGCGACTCCGCGGCCTGCTCTTGCTGATTTTCCTCCTGCTCCCGGTCGCTGCCCTCGCTGCCCAGCCCTCCTCCGCCCCCGACGTCTTCCTCATTACCATAGACACGCTGCGCGCCGATCACGTGGGATGTTATGGCGACTCCAGCATCCGCACGCCCGCTCTCGACCGCCTGTGCCACGACGGCGTGCGCTTTTCCCGCGCCTTCACTCCCAGCCCCATCACCAACACCTCGCACGCCAGCATCCTCACCGGCCTGAATCCCAGCCGGCACGGCGTCACCGACTTTGGCGTGCCGCTGGCGGCTTCGCACAGAT